In Atopobium sp. oral taxon 416, the genomic stretch TAATCTTCTTGCCGGTGACGCCCTGCCACTTGCCTAAACGTACATCATTGGCAAAGGCATACATCCTGTCAAGTACCTCGTGGACATCTTTCACGACATCCTGGCCGTCAACAATAAGTTCGCCCTCATCAGAGACCGGACGGCGCAGTGCAGTGTGCAGGACGGCACGATCCTCAGTAGTATTCAGATGTACACCGGAGAACATCTGTGCCCTGCGGCCCTCGACGTGCATTGCCTTCGCAAGCGCAACCAGATCCTGGATGATTTGGTCAGTTACCAGGTTCTTTGAAAGATCGATATGAAAATCCGCCACATCAAAGCTCAGCTTGTTGACGCGGTCCGGATCCTCCTTGAACCATTTCTTCAGAGAGATACCCTGCTTCTGCAGGTCCTCATAGTCTTGCTTGAGCTTTTTCCATTCGCGTGTTTGCGTCACATTGATCGGTTCTGCAATCATAGTTACAATGCCCTCCTTAGATCGTTCCACTCAAGAACTTCTTACTTCCAAGATTAATGCTAGTCAGGCCCTCAATCAGGGGAAACTTACAAATATTGTGCTAACGACAGCATCAATAGGGCGCTACCTCAGGCGGTAACTCCTTTAAGCGCGCCCACATAATCTGTTTTTCGTGTGCATCGTTGAGCGAAGCCTCAAATCCTCCAAGATTCATCACCCGCATACCACAGATGTAGGCGATCGCCCCCGGTTGGAGCATCGCGCAGGAGAAATCATCAAGGGCGGAAAGCTCCTCTGCATAGGCCTCCCTCATCACTGCGGCGGCGGTGTCATCCACGATAATGACCGTCTGAGGGTCAAGCGCCGCGATCGTCTGACGCAACAGTGTCGGATCAAGACTTTCGCCCTGCGTATTCCAACTTGCGACACCACACCAACCCGCCGGATCATATCCCAACGCACGCAGTGAAGCCTGCAGTGCTTTTCCATCTGGCCCGGTAAATAGGGTCTTTCCGTTCCCGTCCTGCGGTCCGGGATCACCTTTGAGAAAGAGCACTGTGGAAAAGGCATTGCCACAGAGTATGACGCCCTGATTGACTAAAGCATCCACTTCAGCCTGTTGTTTTTCAGCATATATTCGCTTACGGTCTACCCGTGTCTGCACCATGATTACCACCACAACACGTTGTCTTTATCTATATAAGTAAAGCTTACCCCAAATAGGTATCCCTCAAAGCGATGAGGCCAGGACAACATCGTGGATCATCAGTCTATTGAAGAAGAGCAGAGGGTGGAATTACTCGACTGGATGAGCCCTTTGGAAGACCGCCAGTCACTGGGTTGGAGTAGTTACCATATACTGGACACCAGGATAAGGGTGAAAGGTGTTAGATATGCCCCAAAGAAGAGAGCGCTACGACAAGCAGTTTAAGATCTCTGCTGTAGAGGTAGTACTCAGTGATGGGAAGCACGTGAAGAAGCTCTCAGGAGAATTGGGTGTCAAGGATTCAACACTGAGGCGTTGGGACAATGGGATAAAACTCAACCTAACAGTCTAGGGAAACGATGATTAATTCGGCTCGATGAGGCCAGTGGGGCCACACACTGTATGACATCGGCTCAAAATGTCTCGAACCACGCAGTGCCCATACCCACATAGATGCCTATCTGTCTTCTGGATATGGTATAGCTACATCCACACATTCCAGCATATCCAGAAGGCAGATATGGACAGCCAGATGAGCTTTCAAGACCTTAAATCCTAAGATCTGAGGAGAAAGACCAGGCGAGAGGCACACCTGGAGCGGATGGATACAATCGTTGTGTGGGATAGCTGGATTGCATGGGTAGATACCAGCTACCGCTGACAGGCTCTTGTCAGGCATGTGCGCGCTGCAAAGACAAAGCTTTAGATAATATGAAGTGACCTCACATTAGTAGCAACGTGGATTTGCCGCTATACGATAGGTGTTTAACATAAAGTAAGCTGGTTTACCACATACAAAAGGAGATCACTAATGAATAGAGTACTCAAAATCGCAATGGATGTCCATAGTTCGAATTACACTTTGTGTGCAATGGAGCCTGTGGTTGGGGCAAAGGACAGGGTCTTCGCCAACATCCAGGTACCCCCTGATTATAAAAACGTTCTCCAATTTATTGAGAACCTTAAAAAGAAACTTGGCCTTACCGATACTTATTCTGTTGAATGCGGCTACGAAGCCGGATGTCTTGGATACTCCTTATACCATCAGCTAACGAACGCCGGTGTAAAATGCGTCATTCTTGCGCCGAGCACAATGCTAGCCCCTCAGGGCAAGCGGGTGAAGACGGATGCACGTGATGCCAACATGATCGCTCAGTGTCTTTGCTATGGCGGATATCTTGCGGTTCATGTTCCCACCGATAAGGATGACTCTGTAAAAGAATATCTTCGTATGAGGGATGACCACAAACTGGCACTCAAGAAGATCAAACAGCAGATCAATGCTTTCTGCCTGCGTCATGGCTTTTTCTATGATGGCAACAAATGGACAATCAAGCACTGGAACTGGCTGAAGACACTTGGAGCTGGATGATCTGCTGCGCGAGACCCTCGACGAGTATCTGGCATCCTATAAGGAACACTCATCAAAGATCGAACGCTTCGACAAACGGATCGAGGAACTTGCTGGCGATGATGATTACAAGGAAAGTGTCAAAAAGCTTGGCTGTCTTCTCGGTATAAAGACTCATACGGCACCTTCACTGATTGTAGAAACCGGCGATTTCAGTCGTTTTGCCAAAGGCAATACCTATGCTGCATTCCTCGAGCTTGCGCCGGGAGAATCTTCCAGTGGAACAAAGATCCAACGTAGCGGAATTTCAAAAGCTGGCAACAGTCATCTTCGTACGCTTCTCATTGAAGGGGCAAAAGGAATCTGCAAGGGACAGATCAGACATAAATCCAAGGAACTGCGCTGCAGGCAGGACGGAAATACAGCTGATGTCATTGCATATGCTGACAGAGCAAACACAAGACTTCGAAGCAAGTATTACCGGATGATCCGCCATGGGAAAAAAAGAAATGTAGCGGTTGCTGCAGTTGCCAGGGAACTTGCCTGCTTTATATGGGCAATGATGACAGGCACTATCGCTTTCAGAGAAGCCTAAAAGAAGGCAGCATGAGTAACATCTGGTCCATTTGTCTGTCAAGGGTGCTACGCACCGCTTACGCGGCAAGTCCTGTGACAGCCATCTGTCTATGATGTCTATGGGCAGCCAAGGCATAAATCCACAGGAATCTGCGGATTTATGCAGTAATAGACAAAGTAAATACCTGACAGCATCTGGAAGGAGCTGTGATCACTGTAAGGTTTAAGCCATCCGCGTCCATCCTATGTTGGCACTGGAAACAGTAATCCACGCTTTTAGATCGCAGGGCTCACGGCAAAACCATTAGCCTGTTGGTAGCCAATCCACGTATAACAGAGTGGCCACATGCCGGGAACTGTTAAATCAGAGCTCTTTCCAGATGCTGTCAGAGAAACACAAATGTGGCTAGCCAGGGGGGGAAATTTCCTGAAATTGCCTCTTGACAACGGTCACTTCATAACAGGATGTAGCCTGCTTTAGGTCATGTTTGCTCTCTTAAGACGAGGAAACCTAAGGATGCTATCCTGGATTGTCGGTCCTGGTAGCGCTTCTGTGCACGTAGACCTCATGCAAGCGCAGGTACCAGATGCGACGACACTTGCGAAATTCCGCCATAGCCTTAAAGCGAGAGGAGTTCGGTAAAGCTTGTGCTTCACGCCTGGACTTAAAAGCTAGAGGCAGGGATCACGGCGCGGGGTGGCTCCATGGTGGATGCGACCTTCACCTGGGCCCTAAAGCTTAACGAAGAACAAGGACCATGCGCGCGACCCTTAAAGCGCACCAGTCCAAGAAAGGGGGGGAGCCTGGCGTATCGGATACAAGGCGCATATTGGCGTGGATGCCGGTAGCTGCCTTGTGCATGGTGTGGAGACGATCGCTTAGAATGTATCTGACATATCCTGTGGCACATGCACTCGTAAGGGAGTATGACAGGTTCTGCTGCGCAGACTTTAGGCTATATAGGTATAGCGAAGCGCCCTTAAGGACGCATAAAGACCCACACCTCTCATCTATGCGCTAAAGCGTTGCTAAGGAAGCCTTCGACCATAGAAGGTCTTACCTGTGCACTCTTCTCCGAAAAGGACATCGAGTCCAGGAAGGCATCCATCCGCTCAAAGGCAGAAGCACCCTTCCCTATCGTGAAGCGGCGCTTCTACCCCTTAAGGAAGCGCTACAGGGGGATAGAGAAGACCTCCTGTATGCTCAAGTCTGCTTCGCCCTTGCAAACCTTGCCATGTGCATCTTTTGCCGGCAGGCTGCACCTCCCGGCTCCCAGAGTCGCTTGATCCGTCTTGGAGCCTTCTTGCGGTGCATGGGGCAGGACAAATGTAAGGATAGCGGCTCCTGCACGTGCTGGATGAGCATTCTTCCCTGCCTTTCCCGCATACCGACCGCGAAAAGTCGTGTGGTCGGTCCCCTCTGGTACGTCATGGGGTATTAATCATCGTTTCCTTAGACACAACCTTTTGAATATCTAGGTAGATGTCGGCCTGTTCCACATGCTGCCTCTGCAAAGAAAAGCCCATTTACGTGGGCTTTTCTTTTTTATCTTAGGGCCCATTCCTTATCGGAGGTGATATAGCATAGGTAGTAGTTCAGGTGGTGAATAGAGCAGACATGGGAAAATACTCGCTGCCGGCCGAGATCAGGGCGATGAGGCCGCAGCACACGATGGTCAAGGCCATCTCCGGCGGCTACTACGTCTACGAGTACGCATGCGAAAAGTGCCCCGACGGGAAGTGGCGCAACAGGATGGGGCGCTGCGTGGGAAAGATCGACCTTGCGCGTGAGCTCGTCCCCAATGCGGGGTCCCTGCGTAACGAGGAGGTCTCGGCGCTCGACTTCGGTAAGTGGGCAGTGGCGCTCGCGAACTCGAAGAAGACGCTCGCCATGCTGCGCTAGCATTTCTCGGCCCGTAACGCCGAGCGCATATATGCCATCGTCCTCATCCACTTCGTGCAGGGCTTCACCTACATGCGCGATGTGGCGCCACTCTACGAGATGAGTACGCTGCAGCTGCGCTGTGCGTGCCTCAGGCTTAGCTACGACGCGCTCGAGTGCCTCTTATGGGGACCTGGGGAGGAGGCAGGGGCTCAAGTCCTGTCCTTCGAGCAGGCCCTGATCGACAGG encodes the following:
- a CDS encoding transposase, whose product is MPQRRERYDKQFKISAVEVVLSDGKHVKKLSGELGVKDSTLRRWDNGIKLNLTV
- a CDS encoding transposase: MDVHSSNYTLCAMEPVVGAKDRVFANIQVPPDYKNVLQFIENLKKKLGLTDTYSVECGYEAGCLGYSLYHQLTNAGVKCVILAPSTMLAPQGKRVKTDARDANMIAQCLCYGGYLAVHVPTDKDDSVKEYLRMRDDHKLALKKIKQQINAFCLRHGFFYDGNKWTIKHWNWLKTLGAG
- a CDS encoding transposase, whose translation is MELDDLLRETLDEYLASYKEHSSKIERFDKRIEELAGDDDYKESVKKLGCLLGIKTHTAPSLIVETGDFSRFAKGNTYAAFLELAPGESSSGTKIQRSGISKAGNSHLRTLLIEGAKGICKGQIRHKSKELRCRQDGNTADVIAYADRANTRLRSKYYRMIRHGKKRNVAVAAVARELACFIWAMMTGTIAFREA